In Bufo gargarizans isolate SCDJY-AF-19 chromosome 6, ASM1485885v1, whole genome shotgun sequence, a single genomic region encodes these proteins:
- the LOC122942113 gene encoding uncharacterized protein LOC122942113, giving the protein MSSSTSSTEAGTSPPRRRRRHDTSSSAEERPRGPETAGEEEVGGGGHEAVAPPVGSNRGRQSKARGSRGGRGGRVRGSRRSTRTDEEEFGSCIIDNELLIQMVEDRPPLWDHTDRRHADHHATRLLWLEICEVLVPNWDNLNESQREECRTTILVRWRSMRDRYKKDYNEEVKRPSGSGGSQKRPYQYAAALGFLRRTLQLRSTSSSTRAQQAPRLVLPEAGAQEAVPEEPPNVGPSRPTPTAGRDLNVPLPVPSGDATMATMAPLFEALMRHQRTGRSRQADYEDLTRLVYESLMGYTNRIAALEEQRLLDAPNSDAFYAVCLENIFSSAKPELEPEIQN; this is encoded by the exons ATGTCAA gctCAACATCTTCTACTGAGGccgggacctctcctccaagacgTAGGCGGAGACATGATACG tCATCATCTGCGGAGGAGAGGCCTCGCGGCCCAGAGACCGCTGGAGAGGAGGAAGTTGGTGGTGGAGGACATGAAgcg GTCGCTCCTCCCGTTGGATCCAACAGAGGTCGTCAATCTAAAGCCAGAGGAAGTCGGGGAGGCCGCGGCGGTCGTGTTCGT ggtTCACGACGCTCCACCAGAACggatgaggaggaatttggcagtTGTATAATTGACAATGaactcctcatccagatggtggaggaCAGACCACCACTGTGGGACCACACGGACCGCCGCCATGCTGACCATCATGCTACCCGGCTCCTCTGGCTTGAGATATGCGAAGTTTTAGTGCCTAATTGGGACAACCTTAATGAGAGTCAACGGGAGGAGTGCC GGACTACAATCCTGGTGCGGTGGCGGTCAATGAGGGACCGCTATAAGAAGGACTACAACGAGGAGGTCAAGCGCCCGAGTGGttcaggaggaagccaaaagcGTCCGTACCAGTATGCGGCCGCATTAGGTTTTCTTCGGAGAACCCTACAGCTGCGAAG cACATCTAGCAGTACTCGGGCGCAACAAGCTCCTCGTTTAGTCCTTCCAGAGGCCGGAGCTCAAGAGGCGGTCCCCGAAGAGCCGCCCAACGTGGGTCCCTCACGTCCTACTCCAACAGCTGGTCGGGACCTCAATGTTCCCCTACCTGTGCCCTCTGGTGACGCAACAATGGCCACAATGGCACCACTTTTTGAGGCATTGATGCGTCACCAGAGGACCGGTAGGAGCCGTCAGGCGGACTACGAGGATCTCACAAGGCTCGTTTACGAGTCCTTGATGGGATATACCAATAGAATTGCCGCTTTGGAGGAACAA AggttattggatgcacccaatagcgacgCTTTCTACGCTGTCTGTCTCGAAAACATCTTCTCCAGCGCAAAACCAgaattagagcctgaaatccaaaacTAA